Below is a genomic region from Dehalococcoidia bacterium.
CCGCCGGTCATAGCGGAGAGCGACTTCGATCGCGTACTCCAAGCCGTTGCGATCGTCGGCGCGGCTGATGCCCACGCTTGAGCCGAGGTTGGCAGGCTTGACGTACATCGGGTAGGGCAGCGCCGCCTCAAGGCGGTCGAGCACGCCCTCTTTCTCGCGCAGCCATTCGCTGCGGGTGAACCAGCGCGACTCGACGACCGGGATGCCGGCGTCGCGGAAGACGGCCTTCATCACGATCTTGTCCATCCCAAGCGCGGCGCCGGTCACGCCCGCGCCGACATAGGGAAGGTTTGCGAGTTCGAACAGCCCTTGGAGGGTGCCGTCCTCGCCGTTCGTCCCGTGGACGCAGGGGAAGGCGACGTCAAGCGGTGGAAGCGCGGCGCGGCCGAGACCGAGAAATCCTTTCCCCCCAGCGGCGGCTAAGGCCCGCCGCTGCGGGTCCGGCAGCAGGGTCGCTTCAACAACCCCGGGAAGCGTCGGCGCGCGCCGCTTAAAGTCGGCGAGCGGCGCCGTCGCCAACGCCTCGCCGACGAGCCAGCGCCCTTCCTCGGTGATGTAGATGGGCACCACGTCATATTTCGCGCGGTCGAGGGCGGCCATGACCTGCCGTGCGGTCACGATCGAGACATCATGCTCAACCGACCGGCTGCCGAAGAGCACGCCCACGCGCAGCTTTGCCATTGGTCCTCCTCGAGGCGCGAGGATTTTAGCTCAGCTACTCGTTGTACTGGTCGGGGAGGTCGTTGCAGAACAAGACAATGTCTGCCGGCGCTGCGCGGAGGCGGAGGAGGTCGGTCGCCTCGGCGAGCGACCGAACGACGAACAGCCGCTCCTCCGGAAACCCCGCGGCGCGC
It encodes:
- a CDS encoding D-alanine--D-alanine ligase, encoding MAKLRVGVLFGSRSVEHDVSIVTARQVMAALDRAKYDVVPIYITEEGRWLVGEALATAPLADFKRRAPTLPGVVEATLLPDPQRRALAAAGGKGFLGLGRAALPPLDVAFPCVHGTNGEDGTLQGLFELANLPYVGAGVTGAALGMDKIVMKAVFRDAGIPVVESRWFTRSEWLREKEGVLDRLEAALPYPMYVKPANLGSSVGISRADDRNGLEYAIEVALRYDRRILVEQGLTDIVEVNCAVLGNDTPEPSVCEQPARWQDLLSFEDKYLAGGKAKGMSGARRQIPAPIGDALTREVQRLAVAAFKAIDCAGIARVDTMVRLADGRVWVNEINTMPGSLAFYLWEPLGISFTALCDRLIALAFERHRERQERLTHYDNALLSHAGGQKVSGRI